GAGGCTGTGTGGGGGACGTCCACAAGCCGTCTCTTGTGCAGGATCAGGTCTCCGACTCGCTGTTCTCTCAGGCGTTGCTTGGGCGTGGAGGATGAACTGGTGGGGCTCCTTTGCATGATTTCTTGCATGTCTGTTTTGGTGGCGGTGGTGGATTTCGGCAGGGTTTGCGAGGGCGTGTGCACGAggagtgaaattgaagaagctCGCGAGAAGGTTGAAGAGCGTAAGGGCGAGCGGATGCTTAGCATTTTCATGCTCGTACGTGTCGAATAGACGTGTCTGATGCTTGAAATCTCGCTACTTTGCCACGCGGAGTGTTACGGGGTCCTTAGGAATAGATCGAGTCTATTTGATCAACACGTGTAGCGCCTCGTCATAAGTTCAGATaaagaccaaattgaaaacCGAGTTAACCTATGGAACTCCCAAGCTAAAGCACATGGAATATCGTTCAAACCCCGGAACTGTAGCCATGATAGAGCATATGAAATCGGATTCAGAATACCTCGCAGGCAAAACTGTGGAGTTTATCTAAACGACACCGCAGTTATAAACTATGTTATCtcatttttgaaaacaaaaactaGCTCTTGCTGACTATCATACATACATCACTCTCAAAAGCGAGTGAGATAAAATATTACAACAGGTTGCTGTTGCAAAATTTCAGGACCATCTATTTGAGTGGAAAAGTGCAACAAGGTGGTTTTCAACATCCAAAAGACAACCCAAAAGTTCTACTAAGGCCCTAAGTAAATGTGTCTTCACGATCGCCCTCCACGGTGTCGCCCTCTTCCATGTTGCTGAACTCCAGGAAGTGAGTGGGCCTGTGGTCCTCGTGATAGTACTCTCTCGGCGTCCCCAGTTTCATTCCATACTTCATGCTTGATGTGTGCTTCACCCCCATGAAGTTGTAGTTCCAGGGGCCATTATCCGGCATCTAGGTTAAAAGCAAACAGTAAAATAGGCAAGTGATTCAGTCATTACCAGAAAAGGATGCAACAAAGAAGTGATATTATTGCTAATGATCTCCAAGGTTAATAAATTCAGGTCAGTGAGCAATGTGACGAATGGGACAATTCTCAACAGGATAAGCAAATTATAAGCATTTGTAAAATTCTCATGACCTTTCTTACCATGTAAAAGCCAAGGAACCTGTCGCTCAGGAGCATCTGAACCTTTTCGTAGTGAGTCGGAAGGTATCCGGCGGGATTGCTTCCAGTGTCTTTATTCAGACGCCCCCATTCATAACCTGAAGGGGTGAGCTTGTAAGCAGTCAATGAGCAGGAACCTGGCGTGAAACTGCATGTCAGGATAATGCACTTCTCGCCATCCCATTGCTTGTTGTTCTCCAGAACCCGAGCATGATTAGTTAGATCCTACAAAAGTAAAGCCACACAAGTGAGATTACAAGACCCCTTATATCAATTCACAAGAGCAGCATTACTAAATGAGCACTTGATCATACTTGAGGTGATAACTGTGGAAGCTCATTTGGTTGTGTGTGCATCCACCCCAATGGCTCCAAGTCATTTAGGAAATCATGCTCAGGGAGTGCACTTGGAAGATTCACTTGCTGATGTGTTCCCCATTGAGGTGGCATCGCAATACAGCGAATTTCCTTGACCTGAGGATTATCGGGTGGGCTTATACCATACAAGTACCCAGCAATCTGAGTTCGCAGATCTGCTATGCAGATAAATTTCTTCAATATGTTCTTGGGCATAATATAAGTATATCCTGTCTCCTGCATTACCGAGTGGAAAGTATATATAAGTAAATAGCAAAAGCTATGACAATTTGCTACCTGTCTTTAtaagttaaaattcaataaccactagtacaaattgatttttttcctttaattttcacCAACCAAAGTTGTAGTCACGCCCACCAATAACAGAAGGTCTCAAGGTACGTAATGCTTCCCCCTTTGATtgcttaccaaaaaaataaccCATTCAAATGTTAAAAAGATTAGGGCAATGAGCATACCTTTATGTCCTCTGAATTAACATAGATGTGGTTCACTCGAAGATAAAGATTGGTCGCCGATATTGCCCTCACACGCCAGTCAGTCTTAGACCCAAATGCTGCTTGTTCATAAGGACTTGTGGTGGTCACAATCAGTTCATCACCATGCACATTGGTGGTCCTTGTTGTGACTGCCGTAAGCTGACTGGCTTCTTTTGCCTGAATATACACTACCAAGTCAGCGGACTAGGCCAGAGACACAGACCAATATTTTAACACTTCTCCATAACTAAAGACATACGGTACCTGTTTCTCAATTTCTGCAATTTGCTGCCTCTGTTGCGATGGAGGGGTAATCTCAGCACCAAGTATAATATCACGAATCTCAGACTGTGTAAGAGCTGAAGTATTCACATTGTTCTTCTTCGCATAATCCGAGAGAATCAAGTCTCTCAAAGCTACTTCAACCTGCACATGAGAAAGTAAACTTGAACTGTCTTTATACATTTCAAGACAGGAGGAAATAAGTTATAGCTAAATTTGCACtaagcaaaacaaaagtatacatatattttttttttaaatataaccaTAGTAACAGGAGAATATAGGAGGTCTGTTTACTTTAACCAGCCAAATGATTGCAATATCAAACAGCACTTTAAGGCAATATATCAAGAAGAAAACTTAGAACTTAACTTCAAAAAATACAAGCACATAatattccgaaaattatgatTTCACATATACACATGCCATTATCAGAAAGAGGGGAAAGATTGTCCGTAACCCAAAAAATTGTAGTTGTCCATAACCATTCTAACATTTAGTAcaaaaaacaacatcatttctGGCAAAATTTGCAACCCATATCACAAAGCGGGTGCTATCATTCTATTATAGTCTCACAAGTAGAAGAAAGTGGAAGAATCACATTACCTTCATCCACTGATCATCTGTGAGAGACGGCCAAATATGATGAGGTTCAGTGACAATTGTCTTGTCAGGTTTTAGTAACATTTTAGCCTTCTCATTGTTCACATGAAGAGCACGGAGAATCAAAATGAGACGAGAGAATGCAGTGTAAGATGATATGCTCTTCAGCCAGTCATCATATATGTTAAACAGAACCATTTGAGGCTCTGTTGCCTTCAGAATCAGATCAccaaatttttctattttcaagcAAGCTTGGAACGGTAGTTGCAGCTCACTCCCTTTAATAACAATATTGGGGAAATCCAACAAGTGAACCTCCAAAGGATCAAGCATCCCCTTCCGAGTGACGATGATCTGCTTTGGTTGTTCTTCAACCGGCAAAGAACGCACAAGAGCAGCTACTTCTTCTGCTGTTTTCCACTTGGCCAGCTGACCTAGACGCTTTTGCCCAGCCCAAACACTTGTATGAATGACCTGTATGATCAAAGTACATTAAAGCAAGTAAACTAAGCTCTCACCGTGCAAcgtggatttaaaaaaaaaaaaaaacttatttcaaatgatattcCAAGATGACAAACCTTCAGGAAAAGCTGGCCAGTCCTTGGATTGAATATGAAAATGGCACCATTGATAGGCTTTGTGGTCAGATTTCCCTCGAATGTCTTGTGAATTGTGACACGATAAACATTAGTGTCATCAACGAACCATATTATTTGATTACTGAAAATCTCTCCATAATTCTGAGATGACAAGTATGGCTCTGTAGGCTCTGAAGAATAGAGCTGCAAACCTTTCCTTATGCGCTCGCGGAGCACATACAATGCTGGATTTGACTGAACAATATACATACAATGATCATTTAGAACAATTAACAAATAGAATTAGATAAACAGAACCCACACAACTTATGCACTATGTAACATTAAATTACCTTCATAATCTTATTCATAGCCTGTGCAAGCAGTGGTTTGGAACCAGGAAACCAATTACCAAATGCAGAATGCAAGTTATAAGCAAGATCAAGTCCAATCATAACACCAGTTGGAGATGGATATATAGACATGTTATCCGTTGtataatccatgaatttggcTCTTGTGTAACGCTCAATATCGTGAGAATCATAATCTCCCCAACGAAGCTGTACATCTATCCAATacttattgcttgctttttggTCAAAAACGTCCTTAGATTCAGCCACAAGACTGGGCTTCGACATTGGCCATCTATGAGCAGCGAAAAGGAGAATGTCAGCACAAGAACTATTCATTTTGTAACTCTTCCTCGGGTGGATAGTTTCCTTCTGGACAGTTTCAATTTCTAATGCATCCAACTCCTGGTCAAGAACTTGGCAAAGATCCATAACAACACTCTCATGGATCTTTTGCCACAAATGAGCACGGAATATCTGGATTAGAGATATCTTCAAAGTAGGAATCTTCCCATGCATAAATATCCCAGTGAGATCCAACTGCACTTGGAAACCCACGTAAACATTTGCTCTATTAATTGTAGGCGACCACCACAAGGTAAACCTACGATTTGGAATCTGGTTAAGACCAGATCTCTGTGCATTTGTCAACTTTTTGTACTTCATTGACTCTTCAAAACCGGATGCCTTTTCCCAAAAGAGACCCTCCCATGTTGGAAAACTGGAATTTCAAGGATAAAAGAGTTAGTCAGTAAGGAATTCAACACCAATAAATCAATTAGTCAGAGATGGAAATGATATATGCAAGCCCCAAGTTCAGTCATAGGACACAAAATCTTCCATTGGACTATTATGCTCCTTGAGAAAGAATAAAGACGTGAGCTAATGGAACAGTAATATCCAAACTTACTATGTTCCTTTGAATAAGGTGTGCTCCAGGATCCCTTCAACACCTCCAAGAGCTTGGATAACATCAGTCCGATAGTTATTCAAGTTCCAAAGTTTACCATCGTGCCTTTGGTGTGTCCACCAAAAAGGGTTTTGTTTCAAGACCTGGTACTGCTTGAAATCAGTCCGTACCCTCCATCCCTTGTCATACGCAAGCGTATGCCTATCCTTCTGAAACAGTGTATTTATACGAGGTATCCCCCTGTCCCATGAAtcctaaaagaaaagggcaggAAATTTGTATAAGCATAACAATCAAAAATATGAATCAGAAGTTCAATTCACCTACTGAACTTAGACTATAAACAAAAAAGATACACATATAGGGAGCAACAAATTCTAATGCTCACCTCCAAATCCTCCAACGTTAAACGCCTGTTTTGTGCCTGTGCCTCTTGCCTCTTCAAGGCATATTCAGCCCACACTCGCTGTGAATCAATGAACTCACTTTCCCATGGCTGTGAAAAATTTAGCGTCGCCACAAGAATTAGAAAATGCCTCACATACGACCTCATCCAACTAAAACTAATTACAGAGGGCTAAATCATGCTTTACCTGTATGTAGCGATAAAGATTCGGTATCAATTGATCCTCCTCGTGACTCATTCCACTTCTAAAATGGGTTACACCAACATCCGTTTGCTTGCTGTATCGAAGATCGCTTTGTGGAATCAATATATGACCCATTGACAGCATACCAAGACCTCCAATTTCCTTCGGGGTGTAAAAAATGACGGGAGGAAACCTGAACGAAAGTGGAGAATTAAACGTCTAATTGGCAAAGTGCAAATTTTTTACTTACTTGTCAGATGATAAAACAATTACCTGCTAGGCATTTTAGAATTCAATCCAATCTTGATACGTGTTTGGATCTTGTTCTCACATTTGACCAACAAATCCAAAAGCTCTTGTGTATGCACAGTCGCTTCACGGAAGTATGTCATGAGTCCTGCATGATGCATAAAGTTCGCAAAGCAGAACATATTAACATTCCCATTAATAATAATTGATTACTGAAAATGAAGATAAGGtatcaaacaacaaaaagcaCCTATGAGGGCAGTATTCCATTTATTAACAATCTTGGTGAATGTCGTCGACCCAGAGGACATCAGAATTTGCCTCACACGATTCTCAAAAACTTTCATGTGTTCATCGTCAACCCGCAAAAATGCAACTGCTGTCCGTTCTTTGGTCTGCTCATTTTGCAAATTCCAAACACCATCCCTGGTATTGCTAAACGCTTCCTGCGTCATTCTTATCTTCGGTAGTATGCGGACTTCGAACCCACACCTAAGCATCACAAAGAAATGCATTGTATTTGTTAGTTGGAAACAAGTAGGAAACTACTCTAATTCAATCTGAAGACAAAGGCAGTCCaggaaaattttagaaatacttACATGCTGAATAGCAAGTTTGGATTGTCCTTGCTATAAACAGAAACAAAACTGTTCTCCCACTCTAAGGTTGTAATACTTCTAGGAAGACGATTCTTCATGTCCCAGAAAACACTTCTCCCAAGATTAACTGGAAAAAAGAACAGTTCAAAGACAGTCTTAAGTAATTTTGACATCTACACAGAACACAAACAGATGGATTTGTAAATTGTAGATGAATTCATTACCATCATGTTTCATAAGCCTCATCCTTGCATCTCTGGGCCAGCATTTCTTGTTATTGTATCCGACCATGTTTTCATTATTGGGGTCAGGATGTTCAGTAAGGTACCGCTGGATAAGGTCACGGGCCTCCTCGTGAGTGAATCTAAACAGGATATGAACTTTGTCTATGTAACGAGAATACAACCGAATGGGATGTCTGGTCTCAACTTTTGTGTCCCAATACGTAATGAACTCATTTGGCATCTGTGGTGGACCAGCAATCTCACTGGCTCGAGTCAATCCCAGAAGCAGTAGATCCAACACGAGTCCATAATACTGGACAACAAAAGAAGCAAACTGAAGTCCCCTAATAAGACCATAAGAGTTTGTATGGCTCATATCCTTGTAAGAAAGGACAACGTTGTTTTTCGCAGTTACATAATCAGCAATGTTGTGATCAAGAACTAAGCGAAGAAGCCTGCAACATTGCACAAAAGCCACATTAGTTAAAGAACAGGGGGTCCAAATGACATCACAGACGAAAGACTGCAGAAGATTACCTATTTAACATGGTCAAGTCGATCTTTTCAAAGAACTTCTCGAACTTGGTTTGAAGCATGACTACACACTGCCCCTCGCTTGTATCCCATACGCTCTGTAAGTTATTTATACCCTGACACCACTTATAAACTAAGAGCGGAGGTGGTTCTGAATCTGCAGGCTTAATCCAGTTAGGAAACAGATGACGTTTATCACCTTCATACCACAGATACTGGTCAAGATAAGCATCAGTGATCTTCTCAAGAGGCTCAATCTCATATACAGGAATCAAATAGCTATACAGGTCCATAAACTCTATGCCCacctgcaaaagaaaatttcagtCAAATCCAAGCAAAATGGTGAATAACATGATCAAGCCGGCCTATGACATCATGAAGAACTTACCTCTTTAAAGGCACGCTGTGTAAGCAAGTGACGCTTTATTCGTGACAAAGCTTCATGAGGATTATCATATGCTTGTTCAATGAGACCCAACTCCTCCCTTTGCAACTGATTCAATCTCACGGCAACACTGTAAGATTCCTTTAATCTCTCTAGAGCCAAAATAAGCAGCTTCGTATCATGTTTGTATGACAACGGAGGGAAAGGAATGGGAGAGAACTTTCTTGATTCCAACCAGTGCACAGTCGTGGTATAAATTGCCACAGCTTCTTCTGGTGTGACGTATGGCCCATCTTTCAGATAATTATGCTGTCGTTCCTGCAGTAGCGAAAATAGATCACATGATTGATTCGCAAGCAGACAAGTGCAACCACAAACAATGGAAGTTACACCAAGTAACCATCAACACAAACTACAACACAAAAACATACCTGCTCAGCCTTCAACCAGAGGCGAGTCAATCTTCCAAGATTTTTCCGACACACAGTCTTATCAACTGTCGCACCTCTTCTTATACGTTCACGATTATAATGCGCAACATTTGTCCACCAATCAGCTTTCGATTTAACATAACGAAGAATCATGTTCTCAATGGGAACTGGAAGACCGGGAACCTGTGGATGATCAAGATGAGGCATGAAAGCATAAGATAAAGCAAGGCATGCCAATttatgcagaaaaagaaaaaagagaatagcACACTGCTTCTtttcaatataatttcaatcttaaaaaagaaaaaataacagtTTCCCACATACAGTACCTTCCAAGGAATATTGGCTTTCCAACAGCGCCATGCTTCACTAAGATGCTGCAAGATGGTCCTTGCTTTATTCTGCTTAATGCCCTCTGCAATACAACAAAATAAGATTTGCATGTTAGACGCACTGAAAGGAAGATAATCCAGCCATGAAACAACTCAAACAGAGTGGACACAGATACCTAAAGTACAATAACTGGTGAATGATCATGTCATTACCTGGCATGGCATCAAGAACATCATGCATAACAGCAGCTCGAAGCTCCAGATCAAAATGACTTTCCACCCGTTGCTTCGTTACGGTCTTAGCAACCCCTTTTGAATGGCGTCCTTCAAATTGACGCGCCAATAAGTTCCCTAACCACCTTTCAAGCAAAGGTACTATACCACGCAGAAAGAACAGCCACACCCTCCACATTGGCGCCCAGAAACCACAACCAGGTCCCTTCCCCACGGGCCCCGTATTGAAGCGATAGTAAATTAAGTGCTTCAGGTCTTTACACATCCTAATCTGCCTCATCAGTCGGTACTTATATCGGTACATGCCAGTCAACTGTCCAACGTGCGAAAATGTATACTGTAAACCATCAGCCAATTGGAATGCGTCCACATTCCCTAGTCTGAACTGGACATTGGCATCAACCACAAGCTTGGTAAGACGCAGAATCTCACGACAGAGATGAAATGCATTACCAAATCgtgatttcttcctttcttttgtcgTGAGAGTCTTCACTGGCTTAAGATTGAAATTGTAGTCAAGGTGAAGATAGTTCAAATTCTTCCTGTGTATCAATAGATTCAACATATTGTAGCCCTGTTTACAAACTTGCAGGCCCGCCTCCGCCCAATCCAGCTCAGTAGTCTGGAAAAACTTGGTTGCCTGAAGAGACCGGAACAAATGCTTCTTCTTTTGAGCCTTAGGAGGTCGATGATGTAGCTCATTCAAGACGaaacatttcaacaatttttgaTAGCTGACTCGAACTTTCACAGGATATGTTGGAGGACTGtgcataagaaaaataaaaatcaaacatttaGATTCCCATGCTAAATGTAAGAGAAGTAAACAtcaaaagaattctccaaaaCAATGAAAACATTACCAGTGCTCCTTGTACCACTCTGACACAAGGGGTATATCTTCAGCCCGCCGCATGCGCCCTGATCTTGTGTTGAAAGGACGTGGGGCAAATAACAATGAGATTCCTGCAGCTGTGGTGTCGGTATAAAGCTGGGTATCACTCAGCAAAGGTTCAACGCCTTCTGGCAAGGAGaaatcatcctcatcctcatcatcatatGCCTTTTTCTCACGCCGCTCCTTGTTAATGCTGGTAATAGGATGAATCAAAGGATCATAATAAAAGGCTGGTAAATCGGGATCCTCCGTCTTTATATACATGACCATGGGAGTATGGTATATACAAAGCTTTACTTTCCGAGGCCTATTGTTGTAAAGATGTGGAAATGCAATCCTGTATTCTGTCCTAAGAGGAGATCGAATAATGAGTTTGTTAATGTCATTGAACTCATTCCAATCCTCATCTCCCTTTTCCATATCCCGGTACAACGGCTCAAACTTAGGACCTCCTGCAAGATGAAAACCGTCAAAACTTCACTTTAATATTAACATGTAACGTATCATGTAATTACTCAAGGGAGTAATGCATGCACAGAGCAGAACATAAAGCATCAAAGAGCGAAAAGTGGCTACAACTTGAGACATTGAACAAACATTTATTCAGGCATGACTGATAATCTCACTACTTCTATTAGTCATCAAATTTCATAACAGAGATCAAAGCCATAGCGAAAGAAAtctgagagaaaaaaaaaacagtaataTCCCGAATCCCAAGCTTCAAACACACAATGAGCTACGGTTTCATACACAGCAAGAAAGCAACTTAATCTCTCACCCAGTGAAAATGGACCTCCCCAGAGACAATCTCAATTGGCCCCATAGAGCATCTCTTATTgataatatttatcaaaatacATCTCATGGCACCTTTTCATGAACTTTGAGCACAACAATCCAAGTAtaactaaagcaactagaagtTCAAACGCCATGTTTCAACCCCATGCC
The window above is part of the Eucalyptus grandis isolate ANBG69807.140 chromosome 6, ASM1654582v1, whole genome shotgun sequence genome. Proteins encoded here:
- the LOC104450569 gene encoding pre-mRNA-processing-splicing factor 8A — protein: MWNGAGNGQIAPPGTSGPSAIPPPPAPQPSYTVLPSPAEAEARLEEKARKWMQLNSKRYGDKRKFGFVETQKEDMPPEHVRKIIRDHGDMSSKKYRHDKRVYLGALKFVPHAVYKLLENMPMPWEQVRDVKVLYHITGAITFVNEIPWVVEPIYLAQWGTMWIMMRREKRDRRHFKRMRFPPFDDEEPPLDYADNLLDVDPLEPIQLELDDEEDSAVCTWFYDHKPLVKTKLINGPSYRKWHLSLPIMATLHRLAGQLLSDLIDRNYFYLFDMESFFTAKALNMCIPGGPKFEPLYRDMEKGDEDWNEFNDINKLIIRSPLRTEYRIAFPHLYNNRPRKVKLCIYHTPMVMYIKTEDPDLPAFYYDPLIHPITSINKERREKKAYDDEDEDDFSLPEGVEPLLSDTQLYTDTTAAGISLLFAPRPFNTRSGRMRRAEDIPLVSEWYKEHCPPTYPVKVRVSYQKLLKCFVLNELHHRPPKAQKKKHLFRSLQATKFFQTTELDWAEAGLQVCKQGYNMLNLLIHRKNLNYLHLDYNFNLKPVKTLTTKERKKSRFGNAFHLCREILRLTKLVVDANVQFRLGNVDAFQLADGLQYTFSHVGQLTGMYRYKYRLMRQIRMCKDLKHLIYYRFNTGPVGKGPGCGFWAPMWRVWLFFLRGIVPLLERWLGNLLARQFEGRHSKGVAKTVTKQRVESHFDLELRAAVMHDVLDAMPEGIKQNKARTILQHLSEAWRCWKANIPWKVPGLPVPIENMILRYVKSKADWWTNVAHYNRERIRRGATVDKTVCRKNLGRLTRLWLKAEQERQHNYLKDGPYVTPEEAVAIYTTTVHWLESRKFSPIPFPPLSYKHDTKLLILALERLKESYSVAVRLNQLQREELGLIEQAYDNPHEALSRIKRHLLTQRAFKEVGIEFMDLYSYLIPVYEIEPLEKITDAYLDQYLWYEGDKRHLFPNWIKPADSEPPPLLVYKWCQGINNLQSVWDTSEGQCVVMLQTKFEKFFEKIDLTMLNRLLRLVLDHNIADYVTAKNNVVLSYKDMSHTNSYGLIRGLQFASFVVQYYGLVLDLLLLGLTRASEIAGPPQMPNEFITYWDTKVETRHPIRLYSRYIDKVHILFRFTHEEARDLIQRYLTEHPDPNNENMVGYNNKKCWPRDARMRLMKHDVNLGRSVFWDMKNRLPRSITTLEWENSFVSVYSKDNPNLLFSMCGFEVRILPKIRMTQEAFSNTRDGVWNLQNEQTKERTAVAFLRVDDEHMKVFENRVRQILMSSGSTTFTKIVNKWNTALIGLMTYFREATVHTQELLDLLVKCENKIQTRIKIGLNSKMPSRFPPVIFYTPKEIGGLGMLSMGHILIPQSDLRYSKQTDVGVTHFRSGMSHEEDQLIPNLYRYIQPWESEFIDSQRVWAEYALKRQEAQAQNRRLTLEDLEDSWDRGIPRINTLFQKDRHTLAYDKGWRVRTDFKQYQVLKQNPFWWTHQRHDGKLWNLNNYRTDVIQALGGVEGILEHTLFKGTYFPTWEGLFWEKASGFEESMKYKKLTNAQRSGLNQIPNRRFTLWWSPTINRANVYVGFQVQLDLTGIFMHGKIPTLKISLIQIFRAHLWQKIHESVVMDLCQVLDQELDALEIETVQKETIHPRKSYKMNSSCADILLFAAHRWPMSKPSLVAESKDVFDQKASNKYWIDVQLRWGDYDSHDIERYTRAKFMDYTTDNMSIYPSPTGVMIGLDLAYNLHSAFGNWFPGSKPLLAQAMNKIMKSNPALYVLRERIRKGLQLYSSEPTEPYLSSQNYGEIFSNQIIWFVDDTNVYRVTIHKTFEGNLTTKPINGAIFIFNPRTGQLFLKVIHTSVWAGQKRLGQLAKWKTAEEVAALVRSLPVEEQPKQIIVTRKGMLDPLEVHLLDFPNIVIKGSELQLPFQACLKIEKFGDLILKATEPQMVLFNIYDDWLKSISSYTAFSRLILILRALHVNNEKAKMLLKPDKTIVTEPHHIWPSLTDDQWMKVEVALRDLILSDYAKKNNVNTSALTQSEIRDIILGAEITPPSQQRQQIAEIEKQAKEASQLTAVTTRTTNVHGDELIVTTTSPYEQAAFGSKTDWRVRAISATNLYLRVNHIYVNSEDIKETGYTYIMPKNILKKFICIADLRTQIAGYLYGISPPDNPQVKEIRCIAMPPQWGTHQQVNLPSALPEHDFLNDLEPLGWMHTQPNELPQLSPQDLTNHARVLENNKQWDGEKCIILTCSFTPGSCSLTAYKLTPSGYEWGRLNKDTGSNPAGYLPTHYEKVQMLLSDRFLGFYMMPDNGPWNYNFMGVKHTSSMKYGMKLGTPREYYHEDHRPTHFLEFSNMEEGDTVEGDREDTFT